In Desulfatibacillum aliphaticivorans DSM 15576, the sequence CATTGTTTCACGTCCTCGCAACCCGCTGAAAACGGCGGCAGGATTGGAAGAAAGCGGAAGCCCTGAAACGGCGCGGCTTCCCGGAATATTCATAAAATAAAACCCGTTCACAAAAATGAATTGATCTAGTGTGCGACTTTTGCATTAAAGAACGCGCGATCGTTCTATTCCTGTTAAAATCACCACATAAAATTTGACACAATCCGTTTCGGCGCCATTTTTTAGTATTAGTTCGTCCACACTTAATCTTGCATCTAAAGGAGGCCCACCATGAAATTTAACGCTTGGATCATACCCCTGGCCGGGATGCTCATGCTGGCCGGTCCCGGCGGAGCGTCGGCCGGAGACCCTGATATCGACCCTTGCCCCAATTCGCCCAATTGCGTTTCCACCAAAGCGGATTCCAGCGACGCCAAGCATTATATGGCGCCTCTTGATTTTTCGGGCGACGGCGCCCAGGCCATGGAAAAGCTGGCGGCGATTATAAGCGCCATGCCCAGAACAGAAATCGTCGCCAAGACGGACAAATACATCCACGCCGTGTTTTCCTCCAAAATTTTCAAGTTCAAGGACGACGTGGAAATCCTGGTGGATGAAGAAGCCAATCAGATCCACTTCCGCTCCGCCTCCAGGACGGGATACTCGGATTTTGGGATGAACAAAAAGCGCATGGAGGAAATCTGCGCAAAGTTCAAGCAATAAATAACTCCGGCGGCGGTTGATAAAAAAAATCGGCCGCCGCCAAAAAAAAAGCCCCCCTCCCCCAATTGGGGGATGCCCGCAACGCCCCCTTGATCTAAAAAACGGCGCAGTATGAATATCTCACCCCAACCAAGGAGAAAGCGCCATGGATTATGCCTTTATGACAGCCCCCTGCGGCCTGGATTGCTTTAATTGCATCTACTATCTCGCCCACGAAGACGACGCGGCCATGGAGGAAGTGAAAAAAATATCCGAACAATACGGCACGCCCATAGACGTCATGCTTTGCATGGGATGCCGGGCCCATGACGGCAGGATCCCCCTGCATCAGCACCTTTTTGGAGAGGATCACCGGTGCGCTTCCTACGAATGCGTCAAGGGGAAAGAGCTTGAATTCTGCGGCGACTGCGACGATTTTCCCTGCGATTATCTCCATCCCTACGCGGATATGTCCACGGAGCTGCCCCACAATTTCAAGGTTTTCAACCTGTGCCTGATCAAACGCATGGG encodes:
- a CDS encoding DUF1499 domain-containing protein, whose amino-acid sequence is MKFNAWIIPLAGMLMLAGPGGASAGDPDIDPCPNSPNCVSTKADSSDAKHYMAPLDFSGDGAQAMEKLAAIISAMPRTEIVAKTDKYIHAVFSSKIFKFKDDVEILVDEEANQIHFRSASRTGYSDFGMNKKRMEEICAKFKQ
- a CDS encoding DUF3795 domain-containing protein — its product is MDYAFMTAPCGLDCFNCIYYLAHEDDAAMEEVKKISEQYGTPIDVMLCMGCRAHDGRIPLHQHLFGEDHRCASYECVKGKELEFCGDCDDFPCDYLHPYADMSTELPHNFKVFNLCLIKRMGVDKWAETKSAQVRHDYFNLPWILAKRDEA